TCGGTTTATCTAGGTACCAGTAAGAGCAAGACACACCAAACCGGTGAAAGAGCCATCAAAACTGCTGAGCTTTCTCACGCTTCAAGCCTCATGGACGAAGGCAGGATCATGATCCGCTTACAATCGCCTTTCATTGTCCGTTGCTACGGCGACGAGATCGCACGCGAGGACTGTTCTACGCAATACAATCTGATTCTCGAGTATTGCTCTGGCAAAACCATTGCCGACTTGATCGAGGATAACCACGGCGAGCTACTTGAGTCGGAGGCCAAAGTTTTCGCTAGAGATGTCTTGTCTGGTCTCACTTACATCCACGACAGAAACATCGTTCACTGCGACATCAAACCCGACAACCTCTTACTCTCCCCTACCGCTGTCCGGTTCAGGTCTACTGGGTACTTGACCAAGATTGGGGATTTTGGATTAGCTATGGAGAAAGGGTCGCTCGATTACGGTAACGGATACGGCCACAAGAGAGGCACCACGAGGTACATAGCTCCGGAGCTTATTGGGCAGGGCTTTGTGGACTTTGGAGTGGACGTGTGGGCCTTTGGATGCACGG
The window above is part of the Brassica napus cultivar Da-Ae chromosome C8, Da-Ae, whole genome shotgun sequence genome. Proteins encoded here:
- the LOC106449024 gene encoding mitogen-activated protein kinase kinase kinase 17-like, with translation MAKITLRVVRKPNLMKKKKQQKNTSISVKEITKASFETALPKKPSAHKTLDDDDNNKGRINSSSWVKSLLLGRGAYGSVYLGTSKSKTHQTGERAIKTAELSHASSLMDEGRIMIRLQSPFIVRCYGDEIAREDCSTQYNLILEYCSGKTIADLIEDNHGELLESEAKVFARDVLSGLTYIHDRNIVHCDIKPDNLLLSPTAVRFRSTGYLTKIGDFGLAMEKGSLDYGNGYGHKRGTTRYIAPELIGQGFVDFGVDVWAFGCTVLEMLSGTSVWGEYGDLAFDDWVNLIGHSDRMPHVPAWLSKEALDFLSRCLERDVNKRWSTHELKNHPFVLL